One part of the Lycium ferocissimum isolate CSIRO_LF1 chromosome 8, AGI_CSIRO_Lferr_CH_V1, whole genome shotgun sequence genome encodes these proteins:
- the LOC132066756 gene encoding small polypeptide DEVIL 4-like yields MKMSSTNMGSSKRRISSRGVGGVLREQRAKLYIIRRCVVMLLCWHD; encoded by the coding sequence ATGAAGATGAGCAGCACCAATATGGGAAGTTCCAAGAGGAGAATTTCAAGCAGAGGAGTTGGAGGAGTTCTTAGAGAACAAAGGGCCAAACTTTACATTATTAGAAGATGTGTAGTCATGCTCCTATGTTGGCATGATTGA